In the genome of Bacillus carboniphilus, one region contains:
- a CDS encoding S1 domain-containing RNA-binding protein codes for MSIEVGSKLQGKVTGITHFGAFVELPDGSTGLVHISEVADNYVKDINEHLKVDDQVTVKVINVEKDGKIGLSIKKAVDRPPSPPRGGRPRGNDRSRNDRSRNDRPNKENFEQKMARFLKDSEDRLSSLKRHTESKRGGRGAKRG; via the coding sequence ATGTCAATTGAAGTAGGCAGCAAGTTACAAGGTAAGGTAACAGGCATTACTCACTTCGGAGCATTTGTAGAGTTGCCAGACGGCTCAACAGGACTTGTTCATATTAGTGAGGTTGCAGACAACTATGTAAAAGACATCAATGAACACCTGAAGGTTGATGACCAGGTGACTGTAAAGGTTATTAACGTTGAGAAGGATGGGAAGATTGGTCTTTCTATTAAGAAGGCGGTAGACCGTCCACCATCACCACCGCGTGGAGGACGCCCTCGAGGTAATGATCGTTCACGTAACGATCGATCAAGAAATGATCGCCCGAACAAAGAGAACTTTGAACAAAAAATGGCGCGTTTTCTAAAAGATAGTGAAGATCGTTTATCTTCTTTAAAACGCCACACTGAATCTAAACGTGGCGGAAGAGGTGCTAAAAGAGGGTAA
- the spoIIE gene encoding stage II sporulation protein E, which translates to MEKVEREIVEPVRGINMKSTKAGLSKMIEILFKKIEHVLIQKGILIFLIGFLLGRAFILSHLSPFYLPFFAAVLILRKQHAPLALLGVISGAMTISLGVAAHSFLLSFSFLLFFKVTKLGDYNPYKVLPISIFAFLLIGKIVGSFITSGFFSLYDIMMGSVEACLGYILTLIFLQSIPLLAAKKRKQALKTEEIVCLIILLASVMTGTIGWTVYDVSIEHVMSRYLVLIFAFVAGATVGSTVGVVTGLIFSLANISSFFHMSLLAFSGLLGGLLKEGKKPGVAIGLFISTLLIGMYDQGSQNLVISLYESFAAILLFFITPRSLTSRIAKYIPGTSEYAAEQQLYLRKVRDVTAKRVNQFSAVFQALSNSFQQIENQDDEDEYRELDYFLSNVTEKTCQTCFKKDNCWAKNFSTTYEGMSRIMQELDTNDGQLSHKLKRDWDKHCTRSNKVIEAIGQELTLYQANQKLKKQVKESRKLVANQLLGVSEVMGNFAKEIQKERESHEAQEDQILEALQTFGLDITQVDIFSLTQGNVDIEMTIPDMYANGECEKLIAPLLSDICGEHIMVHSKDQAFPTGDIHVTFRSAKRYTVTTGVAHAAKDGGLVSGDSYSTIELGLGKYAIAISDGMGNGERAHHESNETLQLLRKILLSGIEEKVAIKSVNSILSLRTTDEIFSTLDLAIIDLQDASSRFLKIGSTPSFIKRGSQVKKIQASNLPIGIIQEFEVDVVSEQLKAGDLLVMMSDGVFEGPRHVENYEQWMKRKLTELRTDDPQEIADLIMEEVIRSGTGEISDDMTIVVAKVQHNTPKWAAIPFNLTKKKAQ; encoded by the coding sequence ATGGAAAAGGTGGAACGTGAAATTGTAGAACCTGTTCGGGGCATTAACATGAAGAGTACAAAGGCTGGATTATCCAAGATGATCGAGATTCTCTTTAAAAAAATAGAACATGTGTTAATCCAAAAAGGTATCCTTATATTTTTAATTGGCTTCTTATTGGGACGAGCCTTTATATTATCTCATCTATCTCCGTTTTATTTACCCTTTTTTGCAGCGGTGCTCATATTGAGAAAACAACATGCACCTTTAGCTTTACTAGGAGTAATCAGTGGGGCCATGACTATTTCATTAGGGGTGGCTGCGCATTCATTCTTACTATCTTTTTCATTCCTTCTCTTTTTTAAAGTAACAAAGCTAGGTGATTATAATCCCTATAAGGTACTCCCAATTTCCATTTTTGCGTTTCTGTTAATTGGGAAAATTGTAGGCTCATTTATTACTAGTGGGTTCTTTTCTTTATACGATATTATGATGGGATCTGTAGAGGCATGTCTTGGTTATATTTTGACACTAATCTTTTTACAAAGCATACCTTTATTAGCTGCCAAAAAGCGTAAACAGGCTTTAAAAACAGAAGAGATTGTTTGCTTAATCATTCTTTTAGCATCAGTTATGACCGGAACCATCGGATGGACCGTATATGATGTTTCTATTGAACATGTAATGTCTCGTTATTTAGTGTTGATTTTTGCCTTTGTTGCAGGGGCAACAGTAGGATCAACAGTAGGTGTAGTAACGGGGTTGATTTTTAGCCTAGCGAATATTTCAAGCTTCTTTCATATGAGTCTGTTAGCATTTTCAGGATTGTTAGGAGGACTCTTGAAAGAAGGAAAGAAGCCAGGCGTTGCGATTGGTCTTTTTATCTCAACCTTGTTAATAGGTATGTATGACCAAGGCTCACAAAACCTTGTGATTAGCTTATATGAATCATTTGCAGCTATATTACTATTCTTTATAACGCCAAGGTCTTTAACAAGTCGAATTGCAAAGTATATACCTGGGACATCAGAATATGCAGCTGAACAACAACTCTACTTAAGGAAGGTCCGGGATGTTACAGCTAAAAGGGTAAACCAATTCTCTGCGGTTTTCCAGGCGTTATCAAATAGCTTTCAGCAAATTGAAAACCAAGATGATGAGGATGAATATAGAGAATTAGACTACTTTTTGAGTAATGTGACTGAAAAGACATGTCAGACTTGCTTTAAGAAAGATAATTGTTGGGCTAAGAACTTTAGTACAACCTATGAGGGCATGAGTAGAATTATGCAAGAATTAGATACAAATGATGGACAGCTTTCACACAAATTAAAACGAGATTGGGATAAACACTGTACAAGGTCAAACAAAGTAATAGAAGCAATCGGTCAAGAGTTAACTTTGTACCAAGCAAATCAAAAGTTAAAGAAACAAGTGAAAGAAAGTCGTAAACTGGTGGCTAATCAGCTTTTAGGTGTATCTGAAGTAATGGGCAACTTTGCAAAGGAAATTCAAAAAGAAAGAGAAAGCCATGAAGCTCAAGAAGATCAGATCCTAGAAGCGTTACAGACATTTGGACTAGACATTACACAAGTAGATATTTTTAGTTTGACACAAGGAAACGTAGACATTGAAATGACAATTCCTGATATGTATGCCAATGGTGAATGTGAAAAACTTATTGCTCCGTTGTTATCGGATATTTGCGGAGAGCATATAATGGTTCATTCAAAGGACCAAGCATTTCCAACAGGAGATATTCATGTTACCTTCCGATCAGCAAAAAGATATACCGTTACGACTGGTGTTGCCCACGCAGCTAAAGATGGAGGCTTAGTATCGGGTGATAGCTATTCAACAATAGAGTTAGGGCTTGGAAAATATGCCATTGCTATTAGTGATGGAATGGGGAATGGTGAGAGAGCACATCATGAAAGTAATGAAACACTCCAGTTACTAAGAAAGATTTTATTATCTGGTATTGAGGAGAAAGTGGCCATTAAATCAGTCAATTCTATTTTGTCATTAAGAACAACAGACGAAATTTTCTCCACATTAGACTTAGCTATTATTGATTTACAGGATGCAAGTTCTCGCTTCTTAAAAATAGGGTCTACACCTAGCTTTATAAAAAGAGGGTCTCAAGTGAAAAAGATTCAAGCGAGTAACCTGCCAATTGGAATTATTCAAGAGTTTGAGGTAGATGTGGTTTCCGAGCAATTAAAGGCTGGTGACCTATTGGTAATGATGAGCGATGGTGTATTTGAAGGACCACGTCATGTAGAGAATTACGAACAATGGATGAAACGAAAGTTAACGGAGTTGCGGACAGATGATCCTCAGGAAATAGCAGACCTAATAATGGAGGAAGTTATTCGCTCAGGCACAGGTGAAATCAGTGATGACATGACGATTGTAGTAGCAAAAGTTCAACATAACACACCTAAATGGGCGGCTATTCCGTTTAATTTGACTAAAAAGAAGGCTCAGTAG
- a CDS encoding FtsB family cell division protein, translated as MGRRSSREKVTTIHEQYVQEKAVYSEQNATKRKYLVRRLTAFLLLATMITGYLISSLFSQASAIDEKKSKLNKLQNDLEELKEEQVVLEEQIQMLNDDEYLGQLARKYYYLSDEKEIIFALPEDEEEEEEENTSN; from the coding sequence ATGGGAAGACGCTCTTCTAGGGAAAAGGTTACAACCATTCACGAACAATATGTTCAGGAAAAGGCTGTGTATTCTGAACAAAATGCTACTAAGAGGAAATACTTGGTTAGACGACTAACAGCATTCTTATTGTTGGCAACAATGATAACGGGATATTTAATATCTTCCCTTTTCTCACAAGCCTCCGCCATAGATGAGAAAAAGAGCAAACTAAACAAACTACAAAATGATTTGGAAGAACTCAAGGAAGAGCAAGTGGTCTTAGAGGAGCAGATCCAAATGTTGAACGATGATGAGTATTTGGGTCAGTTAGCAAGAAAATATTACTACTTATCAGATGAAAAAGAGATTATTTTCGCACTCCCTGAAGATGAAGAAGAAGAGGAAGAGGAAAATACCTCTAATTGA
- a CDS encoding transcriptional regulator has protein sequence MQQFKHKYEQWLQESISSEENSRRRELLEKGLGHGTVEFLRTIWYPAIGNFDHLHAEWEVRDFNNGYRYLDLVYLPDSKAKAGIEIQGYGPHARDLDVRRFKDLCWRHSLLALDGWIFLPIAYLSIKDEPKRCQQLILAFIGKFSSTDVPSQLSWLEAEVVRFSRRKLRPITPLEVANHLRVSDRQARRILRRLVELDILMVASGKERKRSYKLRG, from the coding sequence ATGCAGCAGTTTAAGCACAAGTATGAACAGTGGCTTCAGGAAAGTATCTCATCAGAAGAGAATTCGAGAAGACGAGAGTTGTTAGAGAAAGGACTAGGTCATGGAACAGTTGAGTTTCTCCGAACTATTTGGTATCCAGCAATAGGTAACTTTGACCACCTCCATGCAGAGTGGGAGGTGCGAGATTTTAACAATGGATATCGTTACTTAGATTTAGTGTACTTGCCTGATAGCAAGGCAAAAGCTGGGATAGAAATTCAGGGATATGGCCCACATGCTAGAGATCTAGACGTTAGAAGATTTAAAGATTTATGCTGGCGGCATTCTTTGCTGGCATTGGACGGTTGGATTTTCTTACCGATTGCTTACCTCTCCATCAAAGATGAACCGAAAAGGTGTCAACAATTGATCCTCGCCTTTATTGGTAAATTTTCCTCAACTGATGTACCATCCCAATTATCATGGCTCGAAGCCGAAGTTGTTCGTTTTTCACGTCGTAAGTTGCGGCCTATAACTCCGCTTGAGGTTGCAAACCATCTTAGAGTTAGTGACCGTCAAGCTAGAAGAATATTGCGCAGATTAGTTGAACTCGATATTTTAATGGTTGCAAGCGGGAAAGAGAGGAAGAGGAGTTATAAATTAAGGGGGTAG
- the mazG gene encoding nucleoside triphosphate pyrophosphohydrolase, with the protein MNGKITIVGLGAGGLDQLTLGVYKLLKQKKPIYLRTKKHPVVEDLASEGLTFVSFDSIYEKYDEFEPVYIDMVEQLLSLAEEADIIYAVPGHPMVAEKTVQLLLENEKGIQVEIKGGQSFLDPMFQAIQVDPIDGFQLLDGSSLNQDEIDLRKHQIIGQVYDQFVASHVKLSLLEVLPHDYPVMVVANAGLEQEKVYKLELYELDHQAIFHNLTSVYVPPVKKEDLLYHEFSTFKQIIATLRGPDGCPWDQKQTHVSLKPYLIEEAYEVLEAIDTGDVDHLVEELGDVLLQVLLHAQIGEDEGFFTIRDVISSISSKMVRRHPHVFGETDVESVEDVLTNWQEIKAKEKGQGLLTQSLLDDIEKGLPSLIKAYEIQKKASKVGFDWDEVSPALLKVKEEIQELEEEILQSKIDDHTLAGELGDLMFAIVNVARLTKIHPEDALRMTNQKFINRFKHVEERVRQSGKPFQDFSLTELDRFWDEAKKLERKDS; encoded by the coding sequence ATGAACGGAAAAATTACCATTGTGGGTCTTGGAGCAGGTGGGTTAGACCAATTAACTCTTGGGGTATATAAATTACTTAAACAGAAAAAGCCCATTTACCTAAGAACAAAAAAACACCCTGTTGTAGAAGACCTTGCATCAGAAGGATTAACCTTTGTAAGCTTTGATTCCATTTATGAAAAATATGATGAATTTGAACCTGTCTATATAGACATGGTGGAACAGCTCTTAAGTCTTGCTGAAGAAGCAGATATTATATACGCTGTTCCTGGGCACCCAATGGTTGCTGAAAAAACTGTACAGCTATTATTAGAGAATGAAAAGGGCATACAGGTTGAGATAAAGGGTGGCCAAAGTTTTTTGGACCCTATGTTTCAAGCTATTCAGGTGGATCCGATTGACGGATTTCAATTACTGGATGGATCTTCATTGAATCAAGATGAAATAGATTTAAGGAAGCATCAGATTATTGGACAAGTGTATGATCAGTTTGTGGCTTCGCATGTAAAGCTATCATTATTAGAGGTTTTACCTCACGACTATCCAGTAATGGTAGTAGCGAATGCTGGACTAGAACAGGAAAAAGTATATAAACTTGAGCTATATGAACTGGATCACCAAGCTATTTTTCATAATCTTACAAGTGTATACGTTCCACCAGTTAAAAAAGAAGATCTACTTTATCATGAGTTTTCTACATTTAAACAGATTATTGCAACACTTAGAGGCCCAGATGGATGTCCATGGGACCAAAAGCAAACTCATGTATCATTAAAACCGTATTTAATTGAAGAGGCATACGAAGTCTTAGAGGCTATAGATACAGGTGATGTTGATCACTTAGTAGAGGAACTTGGAGACGTTCTTCTACAAGTCCTGTTGCATGCACAAATTGGAGAAGATGAGGGATTCTTTACGATTCGAGATGTTATTTCTTCCATTAGTAGTAAGATGGTTAGGCGCCATCCCCATGTCTTCGGCGAAACAGATGTAGAAAGCGTAGAAGACGTTCTTACTAACTGGCAAGAAATAAAAGCGAAAGAAAAGGGACAAGGGCTACTTACACAATCTCTATTAGATGATATTGAAAAGGGATTACCTAGCTTAATAAAAGCCTATGAGATTCAAAAAAAAGCAAGTAAAGTAGGTTTTGATTGGGATGAAGTGTCTCCAGCACTGCTAAAAGTAAAAGAAGAAATACAAGAACTCGAAGAAGAAATATTGCAATCTAAAATAGATGATCATACACTAGCTGGGGAACTTGGGGATCTCATGTTTGCCATTGTGAATGTAGCTAGATTAACAAAAATCCACCCAGAAGACGCCCTGAGAATGACGAATCAAAAATTCATCAATAGATTTAAGCATGTTGAGGAAAGAGTAAGACAGTCGGGGAAACCTTTTCAAGACTTTTCCCTTACTGAGTTAGATCGTTTTTGGGACGAAGCGAAGAAACTAGAAAGAAAAGATTCATAA
- the tilS gene encoding tRNA lysidine(34) synthetase TilS produces the protein MMFDQKVHSFIKKHRLFTKGDIVVIGVSGGPDSLALLHFLNNHKHFYQLNIVAAHVDHMFRGQQSYEDYLFVQSICEKWGIPFEGKQIQVSSYQKNEKLSSQVAARNCRYTFFKEVMEKHHATKLALGHHGDDQVETILMRLTRGSTMKGRSGIPFSRTFSKGRIVRPFLSLEKSDIEDYCTEHNLNPRRDPTNEKLDYTRNRFRHQVLPFLKEENKELVKQFQRFSEELLEDEAFLEELTEQYMNKVVKRKNDGLFMISINNYLGLPHPLQRRGIHLILKYLYKDIPSTLSAVHIEQILNLFKGSHPSGILHLPKDLNVIRSYDEGIFRFGVEETGHIETTITPGETISLPNGSLLIFQEVETMDEEVSNTLYEYYVSKDTPFPLIVRSRKNGDRIMLPGLIGHKKLKDLFIDEKIPLMKRDTWPIVTNQNGEILWVPGLKKSGFEAKNSKDATYILRYSIGNI, from the coding sequence ATGATGTTTGATCAAAAAGTGCATTCTTTTATCAAAAAGCATAGGTTATTTACTAAAGGGGATATTGTTGTTATAGGAGTTTCAGGAGGTCCAGATTCTCTTGCGTTGCTGCATTTCCTTAATAACCATAAACACTTTTACCAGCTTAACATAGTAGCTGCACATGTAGACCATATGTTTAGGGGCCAACAATCCTATGAGGATTATCTTTTTGTCCAGTCTATTTGTGAAAAATGGGGAATTCCTTTTGAAGGAAAGCAAATTCAAGTGTCGAGCTACCAGAAAAATGAGAAATTAAGCTCGCAGGTAGCGGCGAGGAATTGCAGGTATACCTTTTTTAAAGAAGTGATGGAAAAGCACCATGCAACGAAATTAGCACTTGGCCATCATGGCGATGATCAAGTAGAGACAATTCTGATGAGATTGACACGAGGAAGCACAATGAAAGGGAGAAGTGGGATTCCCTTCAGTAGAACTTTTTCAAAGGGTAGGATTGTCCGTCCGTTTCTGTCTTTGGAAAAGAGTGACATTGAAGATTATTGTACTGAGCATAATCTAAATCCAAGAAGAGACCCAACGAATGAGAAGCTTGACTATACGAGAAATAGATTTAGACACCAAGTGCTACCCTTTTTAAAAGAAGAAAATAAAGAGTTAGTTAAGCAGTTTCAACGATTTAGCGAGGAATTATTAGAAGATGAAGCATTTCTAGAGGAATTAACAGAACAATATATGAATAAAGTAGTGAAAAGGAAAAATGATGGCTTGTTCATGATATCAATTAATAATTATTTAGGATTGCCTCATCCTTTACAAAGGAGGGGGATTCATCTAATATTAAAATATCTTTACAAGGATATACCCTCTACTTTATCTGCAGTACATATAGAACAAATTTTAAATTTGTTCAAAGGTTCTCATCCCTCTGGAATATTACATCTCCCTAAAGATTTAAATGTAATTCGCTCCTATGATGAAGGAATTTTTAGGTTTGGAGTCGAAGAAACAGGACACATAGAAACTACAATCACCCCGGGAGAAACCATTTCCTTACCCAATGGTAGCCTACTTATATTTCAGGAAGTAGAAACGATGGATGAGGAAGTGTCAAATACCTTATATGAATATTATGTCAGTAAGGATACGCCCTTTCCATTAATCGTCCGTTCAAGAAAAAACGGGGACCGCATTATGTTACCAGGTTTAATTGGTCATAAAAAGTTGAAGGATCTTTTTATTGATGAAAAGATACCTTTGATGAAAAGGGATACATGGCCAATTGTAACAAATCAGAATGGGGAAATATTATGGGTACCAGGATTAAAGAAGTCTGGTTTTGAAGCAAAAAATTCTAAAGATGCAACGTACATACTCCGATATAGTATAGGGAACATCTAG
- a CDS encoding protein kinase domain-containing protein, whose product MNPIMKSPFKLSPRTVIDGKWNHEQYEVVKELGFGANGTVFLTTNSNGSSVAVKLSTQTSSVASEVNVLKALSKVQGSSLGPSLYDVDDWSINGKTIPFYAMEYIEGKDIKGFIQERGTSWILVLTIQLLNDLHQLHELGWVFGDLKPENLIVSTRPPRIRCVDVGGTTQIGRSIKEFTEFYDRGYWGLGSRKAEPSYDLFAVAMVIISLYYGDRFAKKGESIGLLKKKIQGIKELGPYETVLLKSIKGEFQSALEMRSALLNCKAKYQPVHSNPKQSPSSAKNANTMARPIPQRSRYKKRKASKSASFIETILLVAIVTMFYTLYIVGEVLNGSQ is encoded by the coding sequence ATGAATCCTATTATGAAGAGTCCATTTAAGCTGTCGCCAAGGACTGTCATTGATGGGAAATGGAATCATGAGCAATATGAGGTAGTAAAAGAGTTGGGGTTTGGTGCAAATGGAACAGTCTTTTTAACCACTAATAGTAATGGTTCTTCTGTAGCTGTCAAACTAAGTACTCAAACTTCCTCGGTTGCTTCTGAAGTTAATGTATTAAAAGCACTATCAAAGGTCCAAGGGTCATCCCTCGGACCTTCTTTGTACGATGTAGACGATTGGTCTATAAACGGGAAAACCATCCCTTTCTATGCAATGGAATATATAGAAGGGAAAGATATAAAGGGCTTTATTCAAGAACGAGGAACATCATGGATTCTGGTGCTAACGATCCAACTTTTAAATGACCTACACCAGCTTCATGAACTAGGTTGGGTTTTTGGAGACTTAAAACCTGAAAATTTAATCGTATCTACGCGTCCACCAAGAATACGATGTGTCGATGTTGGTGGAACAACACAGATAGGGAGGTCTATCAAAGAATTTACTGAGTTTTACGACCGAGGGTATTGGGGATTAGGTTCAAGGAAAGCAGAACCTAGCTATGATTTATTTGCTGTCGCTATGGTCATTATAAGTTTGTACTATGGTGACCGATTTGCGAAAAAAGGAGAATCAATAGGCCTTTTAAAGAAAAAGATCCAGGGTATAAAAGAATTAGGCCCTTATGAAACAGTTTTACTTAAGAGTATAAAGGGGGAGTTTCAATCAGCATTAGAAATGAGATCTGCTTTGTTGAACTGTAAGGCAAAATACCAACCAGTTCATTCTAATCCTAAACAATCACCATCTAGTGCAAAGAATGCAAATACTATGGCTCGACCAATCCCTCAAAGATCGAGGTATAAAAAAAGGAAAGCATCAAAATCTGCATCTTTTATTGAGACGATATTGTTAGTAGCTATTGTTACTATGTTTTACACACTTTATATAGTGGGAGAAGTACTAAATGGATCACAATAG
- the yabP gene encoding sporulation protein YabP: MSQYYEQSKNTSQPDHDVIMRGRRLLDITGVKQVESFDNEEFLLETSMGFLSIRGQNLQMKNLDVDKGVVSIKGKVFDLEYIDQQSGEKAKGFFSKLFK; this comes from the coding sequence GTGAGCCAATACTATGAACAATCCAAAAACACATCGCAACCAGACCACGACGTAATTATGAGAGGAAGAAGGCTCCTTGATATTACAGGAGTAAAGCAAGTAGAAAGCTTTGATAATGAAGAGTTCTTACTTGAGACCTCGATGGGCTTTTTATCCATCCGTGGGCAGAACCTACAAATGAAGAATTTAGATGTAGATAAAGGCGTTGTATCCATTAAAGGAAAAGTATTCGACCTTGAATACATTGACCAGCAGTCTGGAGAAAAAGCTAAAGGGTTCTTTAGCAAGTTGTTCAAATGA
- a CDS encoding VWA domain-containing protein — MVTTIDGGENSMKTGTLKQILLITDGCSNHGEDPIAMAALAREEGITINVIGVMENDVIDESGMREIEDIAMSGGGVSQVVYSQSLSQTVQMVTRKAMTQTLQGVVNKELQQILGGKQTLEDLPPDKRGEVMEVVDELGETVDLEVLILVDTSASMKHKLPTVKEALLDLSLSLNARMGNNLFSVYVFPGKRKDVEKLLDWTPKLESLTSVFSKLSVGGITPTGPAIKEAINQFKPKRSIKGLLGRNDDESYYEESI; from the coding sequence ATGGTAACAACAATTGATGGAGGGGAGAACTCTATGAAAACGGGTACTTTGAAACAAATTTTATTGATTACAGATGGCTGCTCAAACCACGGGGAAGATCCAATTGCAATGGCAGCTCTGGCTAGAGAAGAAGGTATAACGATCAATGTCATTGGTGTTATGGAAAATGATGTGATAGATGAGTCCGGTATGAGGGAAATTGAGGATATTGCCATGTCAGGTGGCGGGGTTAGCCAAGTAGTCTACTCCCAGAGTCTTTCTCAGACTGTCCAAATGGTAACAAGAAAGGCAATGACCCAAACCCTACAAGGTGTAGTTAACAAGGAATTACAGCAGATACTTGGCGGGAAGCAAACACTGGAAGATCTACCTCCTGATAAAAGAGGAGAAGTGATGGAAGTTGTAGATGAGCTAGGGGAAACTGTGGACTTAGAAGTGTTGATTCTTGTCGATACTTCTGCAAGTATGAAGCATAAGCTTCCGACTGTAAAAGAGGCCCTACTTGACTTGTCTCTAAGCCTGAACGCTCGAATGGGGAATAATTTATTCTCTGTGTACGTATTTCCTGGGAAAAGGAAAGATGTCGAAAAATTGCTAGATTGGACACCAAAGCTCGAATCGTTAACAAGTGTGTTTTCCAAATTATCTGTGGGTGGTATTACACCAACAGGTCCGGCAATTAAAGAAGCTATCAATCAATTCAAGCCGAAGCGATCGATTAAAGGTCTATTAGGGAGAAATGATGATGAATCCTATTATGAAGAGTCCATTTAA
- the yabQ gene encoding spore cortex biosynthesis protein YabQ translates to MTLTTQAYTLLAMIGMGSAFGAALDTYNRFLKRGMRKRWIVFVNDLLFWILQTLSIFYALFLVNHGELRFYLFLAILCGFAAYQSLFKRLYLRLLEKIILIVINLWKFLVKIFFQLIYNPIKAIIIFFISTIVFLGQGLFTLVKQVGKFLLWIIRVFLSPIFALFRFIWSKIPKRVTKSVEKFMDKSAGFYKKSKNTIQHLLKRLNKK, encoded by the coding sequence ATGACGCTGACAACTCAAGCTTATACTCTGCTGGCCATGATAGGTATGGGAAGTGCTTTCGGGGCAGCTCTCGATACGTATAATCGCTTCTTGAAAAGAGGAATGAGGAAAAGATGGATCGTCTTTGTGAACGATCTTCTTTTTTGGATTCTACAAACGCTTTCTATCTTCTATGCCTTATTTTTAGTAAACCACGGAGAATTACGGTTTTATTTATTCCTAGCCATACTGTGTGGTTTTGCTGCTTATCAGAGTCTATTCAAGAGGTTATACTTGCGATTGCTCGAAAAAATTATTTTAATTGTAATTAACCTATGGAAGTTTCTAGTGAAAATATTCTTCCAGCTTATTTACAATCCAATAAAAGCAATCATTATATTTTTCATTTCCACCATTGTTTTTTTAGGTCAGGGATTATTTACTCTTGTCAAACAGGTAGGGAAATTCTTATTATGGATAATAAGAGTATTTTTATCTCCAATATTCGCTTTGTTTCGATTTATTTGGAGCAAAATCCCGAAAAGAGTTACAAAATCCGTCGAGAAGTTTATGGATAAATCAGCAGGATTCTATAAAAAAAGTAAGAATACTATACAACACTTGTTGAAAAGGCTAAATAAAAAATAG
- a CDS encoding RNA-binding S4 domain-containing protein, with amino-acid sequence MRLDKFLKVSRLIKRRTLAKEVAEQGRITINGNEAKASSIVKEGDELSIRFGQKIVTVQVNEVKENARKEEADQMYSIVSEQRLNQD; translated from the coding sequence ATGCGTTTAGATAAATTTTTAAAAGTTTCAAGATTGATTAAAAGAAGAACTTTGGCAAAAGAGGTTGCAGAACAAGGGAGAATCACGATTAACGGTAATGAAGCAAAGGCAAGTTCAATTGTAAAAGAAGGAGATGAACTTTCCATTCGATTTGGCCAAAAAATCGTAACTGTCCAAGTTAATGAAGTAAAAGAAAACGCTCGTAAAGAAGAAGCAGACCAAATGTATAGTATTGTGTCTGAACAGCGGTTAAATCAGGACTAA